In the genome of Rhodoplanes sp. Z2-YC6860, one region contains:
- a CDS encoding Bug family tripartite tricarboxylate transporter substrate binding protein, whose translation MRFLGRMLLTLGLFAGPTALHAQGNWPERPITLIVPYAAGGYTDLVGRLTARYLEKTLGKSVIVDNRAGAGGIVGTQAVASSPPDGYTLCVCSVGAISVAPFAQKISYDPLKDLAPVGIVSTIVQAVIVKKDLPVNSPAELVAYAKANPGKLNYGSAGAGGLTHYAAELFEARTGTLMVHIPYKGGAPATTAVMAGDVDLSFANMTDALPQIEAGTVRGIAVTSRERSPYLPNLPSIHETVAPDFLVETWNGVLVAPKTPEAIISKLSDALIKMADDPEIKEQMRKAGATTVKNTPAQFRAQIEQEMAQWKPLVAEIVAKEQAKEKGQANRN comes from the coding sequence ATGAGATTTCTGGGACGGATGCTGCTGACGCTCGGCTTGTTCGCCGGGCCGACCGCGCTCCACGCGCAAGGCAACTGGCCCGAGCGGCCGATCACGCTGATCGTGCCTTATGCGGCAGGCGGCTATACGGATCTGGTCGGCCGGCTGACCGCGCGCTACCTGGAGAAGACGCTGGGCAAATCGGTCATCGTCGACAACCGCGCCGGCGCCGGCGGCATTGTCGGAACGCAGGCTGTCGCGAGCAGCCCGCCCGACGGCTACACGCTTTGCGTCTGCAGCGTCGGCGCCATTTCGGTTGCTCCGTTCGCCCAGAAGATCAGCTACGACCCGCTGAAGGACCTCGCGCCCGTCGGGATCGTCAGCACCATCGTGCAGGCCGTCATCGTCAAGAAGGACCTGCCGGTCAATTCGCCGGCCGAGCTCGTGGCCTATGCCAAGGCCAACCCCGGCAAACTCAACTATGGCTCCGCAGGCGCCGGCGGCCTCACGCACTATGCCGCGGAGCTGTTCGAGGCGCGCACCGGCACTCTGATGGTGCACATCCCCTACAAGGGCGGCGCACCCGCGACCACGGCCGTGATGGCCGGCGACGTCGATCTTTCGTTTGCCAACATGACGGACGCTCTGCCGCAGATCGAGGCCGGCACGGTGCGGGGCATCGCGGTGACCTCGCGGGAACGCAGCCCGTATCTGCCGAACTTGCCGTCGATCCACGAGACGGTGGCGCCGGACTTCCTGGTCGAGACCTGGAACGGCGTCCTGGTGGCGCCGAAAACACCGGAAGCGATCATCAGCAAGCTGTCGGACGCGCTGATCAAGATGGCCGACGATCCGGAGATCAAAGAGCAGATGCGCAAGGCCGGCGCCACGACGGTGAAAAACACACCGGCCCAGTTTCGCGCTCAGATCGAGCAGGAGATGGCGCAGTGGAAGCCGCTGGTCGCCGAGATCGTCGCAAAGGAGCAGGCGAAGGAAAAAGGACAGGCCAACCGCAATTGA
- a CDS encoding Bug family tripartite tricarboxylate transporter substrate binding protein codes for MTLKVVGWMAALLLCACLPGQAQTYPTREIRIVVGLPAGSGGDIVARYYADKLQQLAGKPVIVENKPGMIMSIGADAVAKSPPDGYTILVTSVTSALAANLYNFKKLPYDPIKDFTPVAMLQKSYFILMVRSEAPWKTVSELTEAMKLKGEKASYGYGAPPALASAELYKARKGLKAVGIPYKTSMASLPEMFSGEIDFQFIDSTAGTPLLSSGKVRGLAVSSGQRVPGVNLPTMAEAADIPGFDIAPVWGVLLPAGAPTPIVAQLETWFATISKMDATRQYLATTHAAPFPGDAKALADFIPKEIKKWEELARLAKIEPQ; via the coding sequence ATGACGCTCAAAGTTGTCGGGTGGATGGCCGCGCTCCTCCTGTGCGCGTGCCTGCCGGGACAAGCGCAGACCTACCCGACGCGCGAAATCCGCATCGTCGTCGGTCTGCCGGCCGGCAGCGGCGGCGACATCGTCGCGCGCTACTACGCCGACAAGCTGCAGCAGCTTGCCGGCAAACCGGTGATTGTCGAGAACAAGCCCGGCATGATCATGTCGATCGGCGCCGATGCGGTCGCCAAGTCGCCGCCCGACGGCTACACCATTCTGGTGACGTCGGTGACGTCTGCGCTCGCCGCCAACTTGTACAATTTCAAGAAGCTGCCTTACGACCCGATCAAGGACTTCACGCCGGTCGCGATGCTGCAGAAGAGCTACTTCATCCTGATGGTGCGCTCCGAAGCACCGTGGAAAACGGTGAGCGAGCTCACCGAGGCGATGAAGCTCAAGGGCGAGAAGGCGAGCTACGGTTATGGCGCGCCGCCGGCTCTGGCTTCGGCCGAACTGTACAAGGCCCGCAAGGGCCTGAAGGCGGTCGGCATTCCGTACAAGACGTCGATGGCGTCGTTGCCGGAGATGTTCAGCGGCGAGATCGATTTCCAGTTCATCGATTCCACCGCGGGCACGCCGCTGCTTTCGAGCGGCAAGGTGCGGGGGCTTGCGGTCAGCTCCGGCCAGCGGGTGCCGGGCGTCAATCTTCCCACCATGGCGGAGGCGGCGGACATTCCGGGGTTCGATATTGCGCCGGTCTGGGGCGTTCTGCTGCCGGCGGGCGCGCCGACGCCGATCGTTGCGCAACTGGAGACCTGGTTCGCCACGATCAGCAAGATGGATGCGACGCGCCAGTATCTTGCCACCACCCATGCGGCGCCATTCCCAGGCGACGCCAAGGCGCTGGCCGATTTCATCCCGAAGGAGATCAAGAAATGGGAGGAGCTGGCCAGGCTCGCGAAGATCGAGCCGCAATGA
- a CDS encoding FAD binding domain-containing protein: protein MLIGLRSRKHISPFELVRPASLEAACRALSALGRNVAMAGGIDLIDRLKLGEAVDRVIHLSGVRELSGIRRDGDTVSIGALTTHAEVISNPLLAEVLPDLPAIWRGVANPRVRHTGTIGGNLMSAMPHYDAAPALLALGASLVKAGTLLERVRIPIAPHQRLLAERSLHPIISVYLGARLEGGKIHSARIAVGCCHAQPATADLPLAGVSVTSLGADAAAIASKAAASFAEPLSDGLASGSYRRRMIEVLTRRLLIKLGSQP, encoded by the coding sequence ATGCTGATAGGGCTTCGCTCCAGAAAGCATATCTCGCCGTTCGAGCTTGTCAGGCCGGCAAGCCTCGAAGCCGCTTGCCGCGCATTGTCTGCACTCGGCCGCAATGTCGCGATGGCCGGCGGTATCGATCTCATCGACCGGCTGAAGCTCGGCGAAGCGGTCGATCGCGTGATCCATCTTTCCGGTGTCCGCGAGCTTTCCGGCATTCGCCGCGATGGCGATACGGTTTCCATCGGTGCGCTGACGACCCACGCCGAGGTCATCAGCAATCCGCTTCTTGCGGAGGTGCTGCCGGATTTGCCGGCCATCTGGCGTGGCGTCGCCAATCCCCGCGTGCGGCACACCGGCACGATCGGCGGCAATCTGATGTCGGCGATGCCGCACTACGATGCTGCTCCGGCGCTGCTGGCGCTCGGCGCTTCTCTCGTCAAAGCTGGCACCTTGCTGGAGCGAGTCCGTATTCCGATCGCTCCACACCAGAGGCTGCTGGCGGAGCGCTCGCTGCATCCGATCATCTCGGTCTATCTCGGTGCGCGCCTGGAAGGCGGAAAAATTCACTCCGCGCGGATCGCGGTCGGCTGCTGTCATGCGCAGCCGGCCACGGCCGACTTGCCGCTGGCCGGCGTGTCTGTGACCTCGCTCGGCGCTGACGCCGCCGCGATTGCAAGCAAGGCTGCGGCTTCCTTCGCCGAGCCGCTCAGCGATGGCCTTGCCAGCGGGTCATATCGCCGCCGGATGATCGAGGTGCTGACACGGCGTCTTCTCATCAAGCTGGGATCGCAGCCGTGA
- a CDS encoding (2Fe-2S)-binding protein produces the protein MSDVAISFELNGKPHKLTVAPNMTLADLLRERFALNGCKVGCDEGVCGACTVIVDGASVSACNTFAFAIDGRSIATIEGLANAGTLHRVQEAFLESGAFQCGFCTSGMILSIATLLAREPKPDEATIRDWLAGNICRCTGYRQIRDAIERVMHDAPAEALS, from the coding sequence GTGAGCGACGTCGCGATTTCATTCGAGCTCAACGGTAAGCCGCACAAGCTTACGGTCGCGCCGAACATGACGCTCGCTGACCTGCTGCGCGAGCGCTTCGCGCTGAACGGCTGCAAGGTCGGCTGCGACGAAGGTGTGTGCGGCGCCTGCACCGTGATCGTCGACGGCGCGTCGGTCTCGGCCTGCAACACGTTTGCTTTTGCGATCGACGGGCGCTCGATCGCCACGATTGAAGGCCTCGCCAACGCTGGCACTCTGCACCGCGTGCAGGAAGCATTTCTCGAAAGCGGAGCGTTCCAGTGCGGCTTCTGCACGTCCGGCATGATTCTTTCGATTGCGACGCTCTTGGCGCGAGAGCCCAAGCCCGACGAAGCGACGATCCGTGACTGGCTTGCCGGCAATATCTGTCGCTGCACCGGCTACCGCCAGATCCGCGACGCCATCGAACGCGTCATGCATGATGCGCCCGCCGAGGCCTTGTCATGA
- a CDS encoding xanthine dehydrogenase family protein molybdopterin-binding subunit: protein MNALVPPPDTPFGEARNKVTGGAVYTFDFTLPHMLHGKLLRSPLPHARIRGIDASAAEAMPGVVCIVTGADTAALRDPFYGVSLRDQPVLATDRVRYVGDPVAAIVAVDEITAFRAAAAIRVDYEPLPALMTIDDALAPGAVTMFDEPTRGLPLNVGKGCTSVADPAPNVLYACSFAHGDVDRWLDQSAKVFTDTFSIGRINHFHLEPYVNVARWSGDRLEMWSCNQDPFVLRADISRIFGIGVHAVRIHTLLVGAGFGGKSYCKMEPLVALMARKAGAPVRLVLSMDEGLLTLVKHPAQLTLTTGVDAEGRLMARRADIVLDGGAYSDASTLVALKCAFRMGGSYRWRAIDARAKVIRTTTVPSGSFRGFGGTQGTFASERQIDMIARRLGDDPLMFRERNLLKPGEPYAPNDSGIDSDLVAGLEEAAERVGYRKPREPGHGIGLAIGVKDAGGTGNHAQALVRVTQGGEVMVHAALVEIGQSAPEAMCRIAAETLGLPLHRATYAAVDTDHSPPDNGTHVSCGTLVTGLAVEQAARDARQQIVQFAAQQLGCDAGEIVLEGWEARRGNESYPLEPMIRRYYGGIGWEFIGRGSFKEPYYPDAPMGARNLSWMPCWSAADVSVDRETGQVTVHKLVVGSDPGRALNKQVCHGQVEGAAIQAFAQALFEELRYRGEAPENATPLTYRVPRYRDIPELFESFIAEHRLARGPGGLKGIGEAGMLGIAAAIANAIEDATGASLTAAPFTPERVLAALDALSAK from the coding sequence ATGAATGCGCTCGTTCCCCCGCCCGACACGCCGTTCGGCGAAGCTCGTAACAAGGTGACGGGCGGCGCGGTCTACACCTTCGATTTCACCTTGCCGCATATGCTGCACGGCAAGCTTCTGCGCAGCCCGTTGCCGCACGCCCGCATCCGCGGGATCGATGCGAGTGCGGCCGAAGCGATGCCCGGCGTGGTCTGTATTGTCACCGGCGCCGATACGGCGGCCTTGCGCGACCCGTTCTACGGCGTCTCGCTGCGCGACCAGCCGGTGTTGGCGACCGATCGCGTGCGCTATGTCGGCGATCCGGTCGCTGCCATTGTCGCCGTTGATGAGATCACGGCGTTCCGCGCTGCCGCGGCGATCAGGGTCGACTACGAGCCGTTGCCGGCGCTGATGACCATCGATGATGCGCTTGCACCCGGCGCTGTGACGATGTTCGATGAGCCGACGCGCGGTCTTCCGCTGAACGTCGGCAAGGGCTGCACCAGTGTCGCCGATCCGGCGCCGAATGTGCTCTACGCCTGCTCGTTCGCACATGGCGACGTCGACCGCTGGCTCGATCAATCCGCCAAGGTGTTCACCGACACGTTCTCGATCGGCAGAATCAACCATTTCCATCTCGAGCCTTATGTAAACGTGGCGCGCTGGAGCGGCGACCGGCTCGAAATGTGGTCCTGTAATCAGGACCCGTTCGTGCTGCGTGCCGACATTTCGCGTATCTTCGGCATCGGTGTGCATGCGGTTCGCATTCACACGTTGCTGGTCGGCGCGGGCTTCGGCGGCAAGTCCTATTGCAAGATGGAGCCGCTGGTCGCGCTGATGGCGCGCAAGGCGGGTGCGCCAGTGCGCCTCGTGTTGTCGATGGATGAAGGCCTGCTGACGCTGGTGAAGCATCCGGCGCAACTGACGTTGACGACCGGCGTGGACGCCGAGGGCCGATTGATGGCGCGCCGCGCCGACATTGTGCTCGATGGCGGAGCTTATTCGGACGCTTCCACCCTCGTTGCGCTCAAGTGCGCATTCCGCATGGGCGGCTCCTATCGCTGGCGCGCCATCGATGCCAGGGCCAAGGTCATCCGCACCACGACGGTGCCCTCGGGCTCGTTCCGCGGCTTCGGCGGCACGCAGGGGACGTTCGCATCCGAGCGGCAGATCGACATGATCGCGCGGAGGCTCGGTGACGATCCGCTGATGTTCCGTGAGCGCAATCTGCTGAAACCCGGCGAGCCCTACGCGCCGAATGACAGCGGTATCGACAGCGATCTCGTGGCGGGGCTCGAGGAAGCCGCCGAACGCGTCGGCTATCGCAAGCCGCGCGAGCCTGGCCACGGCATCGGGCTTGCGATCGGCGTGAAAGATGCCGGCGGCACCGGCAACCACGCGCAGGCGCTGGTCCGCGTGACGCAGGGCGGCGAGGTGATGGTCCATGCCGCGCTGGTGGAGATCGGCCAGAGCGCGCCCGAGGCGATGTGCCGGATCGCGGCCGAAACGCTCGGCCTGCCGCTGCACCGCGCCACCTATGCGGCGGTCGACACCGATCACAGCCCGCCAGACAACGGCACCCATGTGAGCTGCGGTACGCTCGTCACCGGCCTTGCGGTCGAGCAGGCGGCGCGGGATGCGCGGCAGCAGATCGTGCAGTTCGCGGCCCAGCAGCTTGGCTGCGACGCAGGCGAGATCGTGCTCGAAGGCTGGGAGGCGCGGCGCGGCAACGAATCCTATCCGCTCGAGCCGATGATCCGCCGTTACTATGGGGGCATCGGCTGGGAGTTCATCGGCCGGGGCAGCTTCAAGGAGCCGTATTATCCCGATGCGCCGATGGGCGCCCGCAACCTGTCATGGATGCCGTGCTGGTCGGCCGCCGACGTGAGCGTCGATCGCGAAACCGGGCAGGTCACGGTGCATAAGCTCGTGGTTGGCTCCGATCCCGGACGCGCGCTGAACAAGCAGGTCTGTCATGGGCAGGTCGAAGGCGCGGCGATCCAGGCCTTTGCCCAGGCGCTGTTCGAAGAGCTGCGCTACCGCGGCGAGGCGCCCGAGAATGCGACGCCCTTGACCTATCGTGTGCCGCGCTATCGCGACATCCCCGAGCTCTTCGAGAGCTTCATTGCCGAGCATCGGCTCGCCAGAGGTCCTGGCGGCCTCAAGGGGATTGGCGAGGCCGGCATGCTGGGCATCGCGGCGGCCATCGCCAACGCGATCGAGGATGCGACCGGCGCGAGCTTGACGGCGGCGCCGTTCACGCCCGAGAGGGTGCTCGCCGCGCTGGATGCGCTGTCCGCCAAATAG
- a CDS encoding amidohydrolase/deacetylase family metallohydrolase, which translates to MSDTKLYDLLLRGGHVIDPASSINGVMDVAVRDGKIAAVQKDILPTSAKESIDVRGRIVIPGMIDTHAHVYRYVSGRFGMDPDLVGVQSGVTTVIDQGGPSCMTLPGFREFIAKTAKTRVYAFLSSYLVGGLEGHLYPTLYSPDGINIQAAVDAAKSNLDLVRGIKGHAEIGGFARWGIKVLQMSAEIGRKTNLPLYVHFGQLWGLPKSGANGEDADTILERVIPELRPGDILAHPFTRHPGGFVNREGEVHEVIKAALARGLKVDVGHGSHFSYRLARKALDAGIVPDTLGADMHGYNTHVPPPPGTPAEHADDEANPFFGQAKFSLSQAMSSMLALGLTLEQVVPMVTTNAAAMIGKQDEIGSLKPGLDADVSVLADQRGKFLLRDNEKNQVLAERLLQPLFCLRAGKRHDANASILPEAIAA; encoded by the coding sequence ATGTCCGACACCAAACTCTATGACCTGCTGCTGCGCGGCGGCCATGTCATCGATCCTGCTTCAAGCATCAACGGCGTGATGGACGTCGCGGTGCGCGACGGCAAGATCGCGGCCGTGCAGAAGGACATCCTGCCGACCAGCGCCAAGGAATCCATCGACGTCCGCGGCCGCATCGTCATCCCGGGCATGATCGACACCCACGCGCATGTCTATCGCTATGTCAGCGGCCGCTTCGGCATGGACCCCGATCTGGTCGGCGTGCAATCGGGCGTGACCACCGTGATCGATCAGGGCGGCCCGTCCTGCATGACGCTGCCGGGCTTCCGGGAATTCATCGCCAAGACAGCCAAGACCCGCGTCTACGCTTTCCTGTCGTCCTATCTGGTCGGCGGCCTCGAAGGTCATCTCTATCCGACCCTTTATAGTCCGGACGGCATCAACATCCAGGCGGCTGTCGACGCCGCGAAGTCCAACCTCGATCTGGTGCGCGGCATCAAGGGCCATGCAGAAATCGGCGGCTTCGCGCGCTGGGGCATCAAGGTGCTGCAGATGTCGGCCGAGATCGGACGCAAGACCAACCTGCCGCTTTACGTGCACTTCGGCCAGCTCTGGGGCCTGCCGAAGAGCGGCGCCAACGGCGAGGACGCCGACACGATTCTCGAGCGCGTCATTCCCGAGCTGCGGCCGGGCGACATCCTGGCGCACCCGTTCACGCGGCATCCGGGCGGTTTCGTCAACCGCGAGGGCGAGGTGCACGAGGTGATCAAGGCTGCGCTGGCGCGCGGCTTGAAGGTCGACGTCGGCCACGGCAGCCACTTCTCCTACCGTCTGGCGCGCAAGGCGCTCGATGCCGGGATCGTGCCGGACACACTCGGCGCCGACATGCACGGCTACAACACTCATGTGCCGCCACCGCCCGGCACACCCGCCGAGCATGCTGACGATGAGGCCAATCCGTTCTTCGGTCAGGCCAAGTTCAGCCTCTCCCAGGCCATGAGCTCGATGCTGGCTCTGGGGCTGACACTTGAACAGGTTGTGCCGATGGTGACCACCAATGCAGCAGCGATGATCGGCAAACAGGACGAAATCGGCTCGCTGAAGCCTGGGCTCGACGCCGACGTGTCGGTGCTTGCCGACCAGCGCGGCAAGTTCCTGCTGCGCGACAACGAGAAGAACCAGGTGCTGGCCGAACGCCTGCTGCAGCCGCTGTTCTGCCTGCGCGCAGGCAAGCGCCACGACGCCAACGCTTCGATCCTGCCGGAAGCGATCGCCGCCTGA